Genomic segment of Vulpes lagopus strain Blue_001 chromosome 7, ASM1834538v1, whole genome shotgun sequence:
CAGACCTCCAGAGCCTTGCTGTATGATCCAGATAAAGCAGGGGGTCCCCCAGTGACAGGCTTCTGTGAAGCAAGGAGAAGATGGAACCCCACGGTGAAGCTCCACCTCCGAAACATAGAAGGGGAAACACTGCTGTGGGAAATTGTttctccagggaggggagggttgGGCTACTGGAGGAGGTACTGGGACTGTTAAGGGAAAGGAGCCAAGGCCCTCCAGGGACAGGGCCTGATTGCAGGACATCATGGCCCTGGGGAGCACCCAGATCCAGCTGGGAGACAGCAAGTCAGTGTATCAGAGGTGAGGAAAGTGGGATCAGAGAGGCCATTGGTCATTGCAGGCAATCAGGACAGAGCCCAGATTCAGGCCAGGTTGTGCGGACAGACTCAGAATCCAGCCCTGCACCCCTCATCTACCTGCTGACCTGAGCAAACCTGGGTGGCCCTGGACTCCACCATGCCCACTCAGACCCAGGCTGCCAATTGTACTCCTGAATGCCCCTTACCCCTCCCCTGGTTCTCGCccccatctctccaccctgaGCTTCTGCAGGCACTGCCTCTTCTCTGGTTACAGTTAAAATGGCATGCCTGCCTTCTGTGCATCTCTATGTCTCTTTGGGTAAACACCAGCCTGCTCACTGGGCCCccaggctccatggagcccaGCCCCCACGCTTCTTTcgtctcttctctcctccctgtgccccttcccttTTCCTGTGTCAACCACCCTGCCTTTCTTGTGGTCCCCTGGGACCCCCTGCTTCTCACCAGGGCCCCTGAGTCTTTCATTCCTCCCCCTCTAAtacgatctctctctctctctctctctctctctctctctctctctcacacacacacacacacacacacacatatcctggTTAGCTGCACCTCATCCTTCAACCTCAGCCACTCACCCCCTAACCACACTCTCCCAAAACCCTAAGCCCCCTCCTTACAGCCACCCTGGATTGGTGactctacatatttttatttatttgaaagatagagaGCTCGAGCAAGAGGAggatcagaggaagagggacaagcagactgccctgaacttggagcctgacacagggctcgatatcggcaccccgagattatgacctgagctaaaattaagagttggatgcttaaccaactgagccacccaggcacccctccatatTTGTCTAAAGCTTTAGTTCATGTCTGGCTCTCCCCGTGGACTTGCAGTACCCGGCAGAGTGGGGCATTGTAtgcatccccacccccacacacgtGTCCTAAGGCCCCTTAAGGCACCTGGTTCCTGTAGGACTCCAGGGATTCCTGGGATCACTGAGTGACCTGCCCTTCACCACCCTTCCTCACTGCGGAGCCAGGAAAGATGGGAGTGCCTCCAGTCCCCAGTGCTCCCCGTGACTGCTTGGCGAGAGTTCTGTGGCCGAGTCAGCTGGGGGAATGGAGACTCCAAACTGATGAGCAGGTGACTTCTTgtgactcctcacagggagccttgAGAAGACTGGGGAAAGTGCTGGCTCTGAGACTGGCCTCCTGCTGCAGGCTGCCACTGTCACCCTTGTCTTGGCTGGATAAAGAACCACAGATGTTGGCTACTGCCATCCTGATGGGAAGTTGTGGAAAGGGGTCACACTGACATAGTCAGGGTCTGCTTGCCCAACACCACTATCTGATCCCCAGACCACAAGGGCCCTGGTGCCTTTGTTCTGACCACTGCAGTGTAGGGGTCCAGCACACACAGGTGGTGGATGCAGCCAGAATCTGCACTTGGCCAGGCTAGGGTGGGGTGTGTGACTCTTCTGTTTGGGATCAGTCCTATTTATTGTAGGCTGTCTCTGAGAAGTTGGAAACTCATGGGACAGCCCAGTCAGTGGGTCACCTCTCATGTGGATGTTCTCTGTCACCCGGAAGGTTTTCACCATGTCCTGCCCAGGCTGTGTGGCTGGTGGACTCATGACAGCCTGCCCTGTGTCCCACTGTGCCCAAGACCCACCAAGGCTATGACACTTGGACAGCTGTGCCTTTTACAGCCTTCGACCAGGGACAGAAGGGAGATGCTGCTCCTGGGTGAGGTCCCTAGCAGAGCTGACCTCTCTCTTACGGCAGACTGTATTCATGTGTTTTCTTGCAGAGTGATCACAGGCAAGTTCTCAGCTCCCTCCTGTCTGGGGCCCTGGCTGGTGCTCTTGCCAAAACAGCGGTAGCTCCCCTGGACCGAACCAAAATCATCTTCCAAGGTAAATGCATTCTGTCCATCTGTCCTGTATGATAGAGATGCATCCAGACAGTCACCCTCCTCCACAGCCCCACGAACTGCACTGCAGATtggctttaaagattttttttttttaagattttatttatttgagagagagagtgaacaaagAGAGCACAAacgtggggaggaacagagggagagggagaagaagactccgtactgagcagggagcccaatgtgggacttgatcccaggactctggaatcatggcctgatccacaggcagatgcttaaccaactgagccccccagatacCCCTAAAAATGCCTCTTTAAAATCCACTTAAAAACTGTTAGCCTCCTAGAGCAACCATCACAAAGAAGCACAAACcaaggagcttacattccagaggccagaagtctgaaatcaaggtaccATCCAGGTTGGTCCCTTTTGCAGACTCCAGGGGAGGAGCCCTCCTTGCCTCGCCCATCTCCCCGGGCTCCAAGCATCCTTGCCTTGTGGTCGCAACACCCCAGactctgctttcccctctgcatCTGTGTCCTCTCCTTTTACAAGGACACTTGTTATTGGATTTAGAGCCCACTCCACCCCAGGATGaccttaatttaattacatctgaaagactgtttttccaaataaagtcacattcactTGTCAGGACTTGAGGAcatggacatatcttttggggagGCCCGATTCAAAAGaccattaccaaaaaaaaaaaaaaaaaaaaaagaccattacCCTCCATCCTTGGGTTAAGCAGCCACAGAGTCAGTCCCCTGAAGATGAGGCCTTTCTGTCCCAGAGACAGTGACCAGTGCCTGAAATAGCACAGTCACAGGCTGGGACCCCTGCCCGTCAACTGTTTGGTAGGAAGGGGCTGCAGATTCAAGCCAGGCTGTCCCGCTTGCATGAGCTGGTCTCTTagcctctctatgcctcagtttcctcatccataaaacagGTCATTAATATCAACGTCCCGAAGAAGTGAGCTGGCATGGGAAAGGGCGTGCAGCTGAGCATGCACCTCCCTGTGCGTTGGTAGCGTTGTTACCTGGGGTGAATGCAGTGTagtgccctgcagggagctgggttTAGTTCTGAAGGTATAGGTGTGTACACACGGCCGCACGGATGGGAGTGCGGGGGTGTCCTGGCAACACAGCAGACACTGGAGACATGAGGAGAGGGAGGTTATAAGACCACCACTCCTCGTGACCACAGTGGCTCAGGCCCTCATCAGCAGAGTGCACTGTCACATCGGGGAGCAAGGTGGCAGCCAccaggggtgggagagggtgcTCAGGGGTGCCACACTGGCACCTCTAGGCAGAGAACATGCCCAGGCCTTGTTCTGAGAGGGCCAGGCCCCTTGGTTGCTCTGCACAACTAGTGGCTAGGAGGCTCCCCACAAAGGAGTTTGGTTGAATTGGAGTCCAGTTGGGTTGAAGGGTGCTGAGTTCCCCAGGCCTCTGCAGAGATCCTTGCTTTCCTGGGGAACAAGGTGGCAGCTCAGCTCCCCTTCCTGGGGACAAGCTGACACACAGGTAGGGccggggcccggggtgggggcaaACGCAGCAGGTGAGGAGGTTCCCTGGAGGAAGGCCACCCTGCCTGGGATGACCCAGCACATCAGCCCCTGGTGGGAGAGCGTCCTCACTGGCTGTTCTCACTCCCAGTGCTCAGACCTGACCCCCATATTGGGGGTCCCACAGGCTGAGGTCGTCCTTTATTCCTAATGGTCTctgttgtgttgtttttgtttttgtttttgttttttttccagtgtcttcAAAAAGATTTTCTGCCAAGGTGAGTCACTAGGTCACCAACTCCTGGCTCTGGGGCCTTCACCGTCTGCCCTGCTGGGCTGGCAGGAGGTGGCCGTGGCACATGgcccaggggtggagggagatgcTTTTCAGAgtgttttttccctttggttcTCCCACAAGCCAGTTTCCAGGCTGCCAGGTGATCGGGGCCTCCCCCACCAGGCCTTCGGGCAGGGGCTGCCTGTCCTGGCACCCCAAACTCTGCCTGAATGTAGCCCACTCTGGCAGCTAACAGGAGACCCTCATGCTTGGGGCAGTGGGAAGAGGACTTAAAGTTCTAAACCTATGATTTcacatttgattcatttttaaaaatattttattaatttatttgagagagagaatgcacaagaggatggggagggcagagggagagggagaagcagactccccactgagcagggagcctgacgtgggactccatcccaggaccccgagatcatgacctgagcccaaggcagacgctaaaccaaccgagccacccaggtaccccatatctgattcatttttaaatggagagCAGGCATTACCTtcttgggaaaagagaaagaatataattaaaatctagactaccaaacaaaccaaacatcTTCTGTGTGGGGCTCTCACCTGCAAACCTGGTTTGCCCTGGCTCGCTTTACTATTCCTACTCCTAAGGTCAGGGGAGTAGAGACAGAGGGGTCTCTATGCAGGACCCAGAGAATGTGGGGGGATAAGGCAGGGTGGGGTGGATAACGCAGCCCCCAGTCACAGTGCTGGACAAAAGAGGTGTtgagctgggggggtgggggtggagcagggCAGGCAAGGGTGCTAACCATGCCCGTCTCCCGCAGGAGGCCTTCCGGCTCCTCTACTTCACCTACCTCAACGAGGGCTTCTTCAGCCTGTGGCGCGGGAACTCGGCCACTATGGTGCGCGTGGTGCCCTACGCTGCCATCCAGTTCAGCGCCCATGAAGAGTACAAGCGCATCCTGGGCCGCTACTATGGCTTCCGCGGGGAGTGAGTGCCCGCCCCCCAACTGCCCCCCAAAACCCTCTCGACTCTGTCCCATCGTCCTGCCCTCCTGCATTCCGCACGACCACCATGGCAGCAGCCCTGTCGTTTGCCCTGTCTTCCCTGAGATCCCGAGTCTCAGCAAGGCCTGTGATCCCAACTGTGCCCCGTGTCTGAAAGGGAAGGAACACTTCGAGTCCACACAAGCAGATGGGAAGGAAGGGCAACCGTGGGAACCTCAGAATGACCTCCACCCAAGAGACTCAGTCGCTTGGCCCCGGGGAAGCCAGCCCCTGCCTGTTCCTGGGTTCTCCCTGCTGGCCGAGACCTGTGGGCACCTCCAGCTTGGGGGGGTCTcactttctctcctccttctctttcagaGCCCTGCCCCCCTGGCCCCGCCTCCTTGCAGGCGCACTGGCTGGGACGACAGCTGCTTCTCTGACCTACCCCCTGGACCTAGTCAGAGCGAGGATGGCCGTGACCCCAAAGGAAATGTGAGTACCCAGGCCGGGCATGCCGTTCTGCAGCTGCTCCAGAAAGGCAGCAATTGTTTCTCTTACCCTAGGAGTCAGCCTCTACTTATAGCAAAccaaaagtcttcattttttttaaaaagatttatacatctattttgaaagagagagagggagagagtgagtgggggcaggggagtacagagagagagagggagagagaatctcaagcagactctgtgccaagcatggagcccaatgtggggctggatccctcgaccctgagatcttgaccagagctgaaacaagagtcagatgcttaactgactgcagcCCCCCGGGTGGCCCCCAAAAGTCTTCATTTTGAATTAGCACAGATAAGTTACAAGACAAGGGCTACTCCCAGCAGTGATTAGGGCAGTGAAGGTGGGATATGGCCTGAAGCACGCATTTCCCCCTCCAGCACCGAAGCATTGCAAGGTGGTTGTGTTCCTTAAAGAAAGCAAGCATGGCATCCAGATCCTGGCCCACCCCACTCCGGGGTTGCTGACATTAGTCGAGGCCAGCAGCCCCTCTTCATGCCCATAACCcactctgtccctctgtcctgcAGGTACAGCAACATCTTTCACGTTTTCATCCGCATCTCCCGAGAAGAGGGCCTGAAGACCCTCTACCATGGGTTCACGCCTACTGTGCTGGGGGTCATTCCCTACGCGGGGCTCAGCTTCTTCACCTATGAGACGCTCAAGAGCCTGCACAGAGGTAAGAAGCCGGGGGTGAGGGGGAGCACATGCTGCACCTCCCTGGGCTCACACAGACTCAGAGGCTGGACACTGaggcccctgccctgggagggaCGGGCTCCCGGCCGAGGTCCGAATCAGAACAAGACAGGCACAGGCCACCATAGAGGCAGCTAGGCTCTCAGCCTTTCCTGCCAAGTTGTCAGACCAGTTTTGTGAAGTGCCACCAATAGCACTGGCCGCCGCTGGGGCCCAAAGCATCGGGTAAAACCTAGATGTAAGGGGAAGTGCCTTCTGGTGTTGTAATTTTGAGAAATTCCAAAAGTTCCGAAAAGTGCAGAGGCCAGTATACCACGCCTGAACCTGCTACCCTGGGCCGAACAGGTGTCAACAGTGTTCCAAGACGATATTTgtgaaagaaagcaaatgtaCCAGGTGAAACTGAGGTTCCCTTGTTCCCCGc
This window contains:
- the SLC25A42 gene encoding mitochondrial coenzyme A transporter SLC25A42 isoform X3, which codes for MGNGVKESTARVREDAEAILPSPVNSKSDHRQVLSSLLSGALAGALAKTAVAPLDRTKIIFQVSSKRFSAKEAFRLLYFTYLNEGFFSLWRGNSATMVRVVPYAAIQFSAHEEYKRILGRYYGFRGEALPPWPRLLAGALAGTTAASLTYPLDLVRARMAVTPKEMYSNIFHVFIRISREEGLKTLYHGFTPTVLGVIPYAGLSFFTYETLKSLHREYSGRPQPYPFERMIFGACAGLIGQSASYPLDVVRRRMQTAGVTGHPHASIMHTLRAIVREEGAVRGLYKGLSMNWLKGPIAVGISFTTFDLMQILLRHLQS
- the SLC25A42 gene encoding mitochondrial coenzyme A transporter SLC25A42 isoform X2, with the translated sequence MLHRTKSPAAQSWPGMGNGVKESTARVREDAEAILPSPVNSKSDHRQVLSSLLSGALAGALAKTAVAPLDRTKIIFQVSSKRFSAKEAFRLLYFTYLNEGFFSLWRGNSATMVRVVPYAAIQFSAHEEYKRILGRYYGFRGEALPPWPRLLAGALAGTTAASLTYPLDLVRARMAVTPKEMYSNIFHVFIRISREEGLKTLYHGFTPTVLGVIPYAGLSFFTYETLKSLHREYSGRPQPYPFERMIFGACAGLIGQSASYPLDVVRRRMQTAGVTGHPHASIMHTLRAIVREEGAVRGLYKGLSMNWLKGPIAVGISFTTFDLMQILLRHLQS